Proteins co-encoded in one Sus scrofa isolate TJ Tabasco breed Duroc chromosome 14, Sscrofa11.1, whole genome shotgun sequence genomic window:
- the ALKBH2 gene encoding DNA oxidative demethylase ALKBH2, with the protein MDRFLVKGAVGGLWGKREQEQTGGGPAGLGEEEENSRKKPRREGPGNGVDSAGLSWRRIRAEGLDCDYTVLFAKAEADAIFQELEKEVEYFTGALARVQVFGKWHNVPRKQATYGDAGLTYTFSGLTLSPKPWVPVLEHVRDRVSLVTGQTFNFVLVNRYKDGHDHIGEHRDDERELAPGSPIASVSFGACRDFFFRHKDSRGKQPSRRLGVVRLQLAHGSLLMMNHPTNTHWYHSLPVRKKILAPRVNLTFRKILPTTK; encoded by the exons ATGGACAGATTCCTGGTGAAGGGGGCTGTCGGGGGCCTTTGGGGAAAGAGGGAACAAGAGCAGACTGGAGGCGGCCCAGCAGGgttgggagaagaggaggaaaacagCAGGAAAAAGCCCAGGAGAGAAGGCCCAGGGAATGGAGTGGACTCGGCAGGCCTCAGCTGGCGGCGCATTCGAGCCGAGGGTCTGGACTGCGATTACACGGTCCTGTTTGCCAAAGCTGAAGCAGATGCGATTTTCCAAGAGTTGGAGAAAGAAGTGGAGTATTTTACAG GTGCGCTGGCCAGGGTCCAGGTGTTTGGCAAGTGGCACAACGTTCCAAGAAAGCAGGCGACGTACGGTGACGCTGGGCTGACCTACACCTTTTCAGGCCTTACTCTGTCTCCGAAGCCCTGGGTCCCTGTTCTGGAGCACGTCCGGGATCGCGTTTCTCTGGTGACTGGACAGACCTTCAACTTTGTGCTGGTCAACAG GTACAAGGACGGCCATGACCACATTGGTGAGCACAGGGATGACGAGAGAGAGCTGGCTCCCGGGAGCCCCATCGCCTCCGTCTCCTTTGGGGCCTGCAGAGACTTCTTCTTCCGGCATAAGGACTCCCGGGGCAAGCAGCCCTCCCGGAGGCTGGGGGTGGTCCGGCTGCAGCTGGCTCACGGGAGCTTACTTATGATGAACCACCCGACCAACACTCACTGGTATCACAGTCTCCCGGTCCGAAAAAAGATTCTGGCTCCCCGGGTTAATCTGACATTTCGGAAAATCTTACCTACTACAAAGTAA
- the UNG gene encoding uracil-DNA glycosylase: MIGQKTLYSFFSPNASGKRRACSPEPDDLGTGVAAVVENGDVTASSVKKIRTGQEEPGTPPSSPLSPEQLARIQRNKAAALLRLAARNVPVGFGESWKKHLSGEFGKPYFIKLMGFVAEERKRYTVYPPAHQVFTWTQMCDIRDVKVVILGQDPYHGPNQAHGLCFSVQRPVPPPPSLENIYKELSTDIEGFVHPGHGDLSGWAKQGVLLLNAVLTVRAHQANSHKERGWEEFTDAVVSWLNQNANGLVFLLWGSYAQKKGSAIDRKRHHVLQTAHPSPLSVCRGFFGCRHFSRTNELLQKSGKQPINWKDL; the protein is encoded by the exons ATGATTGGCCAGAAGACGCTCTACTCCTTCTTCTCCCCGAATGCCTCCGGGAAGCGACGTGCCTGCAGCCCCGAGCCAGACGACCTGGGGACTGGCGTGGCTGCAGTAGTCGAGAATGGGGATGTGACG GCCAGCTCCGTCAAGAAGATCCGGACAGGGCAGGAGGAGCCCGGCACGCCGCCCTCGTCGCCACTAAGCCCCGAGCAGTTGGCCCGAATCCAGAGAAACAAGGCCGCTGCGCTGCTCAGGCTTGCAGCGCGCAACGTGCCGGTGGGTTTTGGTGAGAGTTGGAAGAAGCACCTCAGCGGCGAGTTCGGGAAACCATATTTTATAAAG CTTATGGGATTTgttgcagaagaaagaaaacgtTACACCGTTTACCCCCCCGCACACCAAGTCTTCACATGGACCCAAATGTGTGACATAAGAGAT GTGAAGGTGGTCATCCTGGGACAGGATCCATATCACGGACCCAATCAAGCTCACGGGCTCTGCTTTAGCGTTCAGAGACCTGTCCCGCCCCCGCCCAG TTTGGAAAACATTTATAAAGAGCTCTCTACAGACATAGAGGGTTTCGTTCATCCTGGTCATGGAGATTTGTCTGGATGGGCCAAGCAAG GTGTTCTCCTGCTCAACGCTGTGCTTACAGTCCGGGCACATCAGGCCAATTCGCACAAAGAGAGAGGTTGGGAGGAGTTCACCGATGCAGTTGTGTCCTGGCTCAACCAGAACGCCAACGGTCTTGTCTTCTTGCTCTGGGGCTCTTATGCTCAGAAGAAAGGCAGTGCCATTGACAGG AAGCGGCACCACGTGCTGCAGACAGCGCACCCCTCCCCGCTGTCTGTGTGCAGAGGGTTTTTCGGatgcagacatttctccagaacCAACGAGCTGCTGCAGAAGTCCGGCAAACAGCCCATCAACTGGAAGGATCTGTGA